Proteins found in one Sardina pilchardus chromosome 3, fSarPil1.1, whole genome shotgun sequence genomic segment:
- the prkcsh gene encoding glucosidase 2 subunit beta, with translation MSCAYLLLGISICVSFANAVEVQRPRGVPLSKRQFYEENKPFTCLDGSRTIPFDRVNDDYCDCKDGSDEPGTAACPNGSFHCTNAGYKPTFIPSSRINDGICDCCDTTDEYNSGASCQNTCREMGRQERETLQKLAEIAKEGFLLKQQLITEAKKQHEEKQGKITEMQTNRRTMEEKVEALRTVKEVAEQPEKEAKESHLKAWEDQKAIIQAEKEKAKMAEAFLELDDDADGYVSVAELQSHMELDPDSDGALTDAEAQVLLGGSDKVDTSSFESAWDNIKDKYISEAQADSAAVDPPAEDNRPPVPDNEPYHDDEPVDEDDENEDDDEDDDYPEEDSDKPIPSVHTPEKNEQDEEAMPPYDAQTQTLIDAAQKTRDDFDEAERALREVDDQIKSIEKELSFDFGPSGEFTYLYSQCYELPTSEYIYRLCPFNRVSQKPKYGGSETNLGSWGSWAGSEDSKYMVMKYEHGTGCWQGPNRSTTVKLICGKETVVLSTSEPSRCEYQMEFTTPAVCQEPVSPDAGLHTEL, from the exons ATGTCCTGTGCGTATCTACTGTTGGGTATAAGCATCTGTGTTAGCTTTGCTAATGCTGTTGAAGTTCAGCGGCCTCGTGGAGTTCCTCTTTCCA AGCGGCAGTTCTATGAGGAGAACAAGCCATTCACCTGTCTGGATGGATCTCGAACCATTCCATTCGACCGAGTAAATGACGACTACTGTGATTGCAAGGATGGGTCAGACGAACCAG GCACGGCTGCCTGTCCTAATGGCAGTTTCCACTGCACCAATGCAGGATACAAACCCACTTTCATCCCTTCATCTCGCATTAACGATGGCATATGTG ACTGCTGTGACACAACTGACGAGTACAACAGTGGAGCCTCGTGTCAGAACACCTGCAG GGAGATGGGCCGTCAGGAGAGGGAGACTCTCCAGAAGCTGGCTGAGATCGCCAAAGAGGGCTTCCTCCTCAAACAGCAGCTGATCACCGAGGCCAAGAAACAGCACGAGGAGAAACAG GGCAAGATTACGGAGATGCAGACCAACCGCAGGACCATGGAGGAGAAAGTGGAGGCGTTGAGAACGGTGAAGGAAGTGGCGGAGCAGCCTGAGAAGGAAGCCAAAGAGAGCCACCTCAAGGCCTGGGAAG ACCAAAAGGCTATTATTCAGGCCGAGAAGGAGAAAGCCAAGATGGCGGAAGCATTTTTGGAACTGGATGATGATGCAGATGgcta cGTGTCCGTAGCAGAGCTGCAGTCCCACATGGAGCTCGACCCAGACTCTGATGGAGCTCTAACTGATGCTGAAGCACAg GTCCTGCTAGGTGGATCAGACAAAGTGGACACCTCATCTTTTGAGTCTGCATGGGACAACATAAAAGACAAATACATATCCGAA GCCCAGGCCGACTCCGCCGCAGTAGATCCCCCCGCAGAGGACAACCGCCCGCCTGTCCCCGACAACGAGCCGTACCACGACGACGAGCCAGTCGATGAGGACGACGAGAACGAAGATGACGACGAGGACGATGACTACCCCGAGGAGGACAGTGACAAG CCCATACCCTCTGTGCACACCCCGGAGAAAAACGAACAGGACGAAGAGGCCATGCCGCCCTACGACGCACAGACCCAAACCCTCATCGATG CTGCTCAGAAAACCCGCGACGACTTTGATGAGGCCGAAAGGGCTCTACGGGAAGTGGACGATCAAATCAA gTCCATCGAAAAGGAGCTGTCCTTCGATTTTGGCCCATCTGGGGAGTTCACCTACCTCTACAGCCAGTGCTACGAGTTGCCCACTAGCGA atataTCTACAGGCTCTGCCCCTTCAACCGAGTTTCACAGAAACCCAAATATGGGGGATCTGAGACCAACCTTGG GTCGTGGGGCTCCTGGGCCGGGTCGGAGGACAGTAAGTACATGGTGATGAAGTACGAACACGGAACCGGCTGCTGGCAGGGGCCCAACCGCTCCACTACT GTGAAGCTGATCTGTGGGAAGGAGACGGTGGTACTGTCCACCTCTGAGCCGAGTCGCTGTGAGTACCAGATGGAGTTCACCACCCCAGCTGTGTGCCAGGAGCCTGTCAGCCCCGACGCTGGTCTCCACACAGAGCTCTAG
- the elavl3 gene encoding ELAV-like protein 3 isoform X3, with translation MVTIISTMETQVSNGPSGTSLPNGPVISTNGATDDSKTNLIVNYLPQNMTQEEFKSLFGSIGEIESCKLVRDKITGQSLGYGFVNYADPNDADKAINTLNGLKLQTKTIKVSYARPSSASIRDANLYVSGLPKTMSQKDMEQLFSQYGRIITSRILVDQVTAGISRGVGFIRFDKRNEAEEAIKGLNGQKPLGASEPITVKFANNPSQKTGQALLTQLYQTAARRYTGPLHHQTQRFSSPSLLPRFSPITIDSMTSLAGVNLTGPTGAGWCIFVYNLSPEADESVLWQLFGPFGAVTNVKVIRDFTTNKCKGFGFVTMTNYDEAAMAIASLNGYRLGDRVLQVSFKTSKQHKA, from the exons ATAATCAGCACCATGGAAACTCAGGTGTCCAATGGTCCAAGTGGAACCAGTCTGCCGAACGGCCCCGTCATCAGCACCAACGGTGCCACAGATGACAGCAAGACCAACCTGATCGTCAACTACCTGCCCCAGAACATGACGCAGGAGGAGTTCAAGAGCCTGTTCGGCAGCATCGGAGAGATCGAGTCCTGCAAACTAGTCCGAGACAAGATCACAG GCCAGAGTTTGGGCTACGGATTTGTCAACTATGCAGATCCCAACGACGCAGACAAGGCCATCAACACGCTCAACGGCCTCAAACTCCAGACAAAAACCATCAAG GTATCGTACGCAAGGCCTAGCTCGGCCTCCATTCGCGATGCCAACCTATATGTGAGTGGCCTCCCCAAGACCATGAGCCAGAAGGACATGGAACAGCTCTTCTCCCAGTATGGGCGCATTATCACCTCACGCATCCTGGTAGACCAAGTCACAG CAGGCATCTCGCGAGGAGTGGGCTTCATCCGTTTTGACAAGCGGAACGAGGCCGAGGAGGCCATCAAGGGACTGAACGGCCAGAAGCCGCTGGGCGCCTCCGAGCCCATCACCGTCAAGTTCGCCAACAACCCCAGCCAGAAGACGGGTCAGGCGCTGCTCACTCAGCTCTACCAGACCGCCGCGCGCCGCTACACTGGACCCCTGCACCACCAGACCCAGCGCTTCAG ttctccttctctccttcccaggTTCTCCCCGATCACCATCGACAGCATGACCAGCCTGGCGGGCGTCAACCTCACCGGGCCCACCGGAGCCGGCTGGTGCATCTTCGTCTACAACCTGTCGCCGGAGGCCGACGAGAGCGTGCTGTGGCAGCTGTTCGGGCCGTTCGGCGCCGTCACCAACGTCAAGGTCATCCGCGACTTCACCACCAACAAATGCAAGGGCTTCGGCTTCGTCACCATGACCAACTACGACGAGGCGGCCATGGCCATCGCCAGCCTCAACGGCTACCGCCTGGGCGACCGTGTGCTGCAGGTCTCCTTCAAGACCAGCAAGCAGCATAAGGCCTaa
- the elavl3 gene encoding ELAV-like protein 3 isoform X2, which produces MVTIISTMETQVSNGPSGTSLPNGPVISTNGATDDSKTNLIVNYLPQNMTQEEFKSLFGSIGEIESCKLVRDKITGQSLGYGFVNYADPNDADKAINTLNGLKLQTKTIKVSYARPSSASIRDANLYVSGLPKTMSQKDMEQLFSQYGRIITSRILVDQVTAGISRGVGFIRFDKRNEAEEAIKGLNGQKPLGASEPITVKFANNPSQKTGQALLTQLYQTAARRYTGPLHHQTQRFRLDNLLNATYGVKRFSPITIDSMTSLAGVNLTGPTGAGWCIFVYNLSPEADESVLWQLFGPFGAVTNVKVIRDFTTNKCKGFGFVTMTNYDEAAMAIASLNGYRLGDRVLQVSFKTSKQHKA; this is translated from the exons ATAATCAGCACCATGGAAACTCAGGTGTCCAATGGTCCAAGTGGAACCAGTCTGCCGAACGGCCCCGTCATCAGCACCAACGGTGCCACAGATGACAGCAAGACCAACCTGATCGTCAACTACCTGCCCCAGAACATGACGCAGGAGGAGTTCAAGAGCCTGTTCGGCAGCATCGGAGAGATCGAGTCCTGCAAACTAGTCCGAGACAAGATCACAG GCCAGAGTTTGGGCTACGGATTTGTCAACTATGCAGATCCCAACGACGCAGACAAGGCCATCAACACGCTCAACGGCCTCAAACTCCAGACAAAAACCATCAAG GTATCGTACGCAAGGCCTAGCTCGGCCTCCATTCGCGATGCCAACCTATATGTGAGTGGCCTCCCCAAGACCATGAGCCAGAAGGACATGGAACAGCTCTTCTCCCAGTATGGGCGCATTATCACCTCACGCATCCTGGTAGACCAAGTCACAG CAGGCATCTCGCGAGGAGTGGGCTTCATCCGTTTTGACAAGCGGAACGAGGCCGAGGAGGCCATCAAGGGACTGAACGGCCAGAAGCCGCTGGGCGCCTCCGAGCCCATCACCGTCAAGTTCGCCAACAACCCCAGCCAGAAGACGGGTCAGGCGCTGCTCACTCAGCTCTACCAGACCGCCGCGCGCCGCTACACTGGACCCCTGCACCACCAGACCCAGCGCTTCAG ACTCGACAATTTACTAAACGCCACCTACGGAGTCAAGAG gTTCTCCCCGATCACCATCGACAGCATGACCAGCCTGGCGGGCGTCAACCTCACCGGGCCCACCGGAGCCGGCTGGTGCATCTTCGTCTACAACCTGTCGCCGGAGGCCGACGAGAGCGTGCTGTGGCAGCTGTTCGGGCCGTTCGGCGCCGTCACCAACGTCAAGGTCATCCGCGACTTCACCACCAACAAATGCAAGGGCTTCGGCTTCGTCACCATGACCAACTACGACGAGGCGGCCATGGCCATCGCCAGCCTCAACGGCTACCGCCTGGGCGACCGTGTGCTGCAGGTCTCCTTCAAGACCAGCAAGCAGCATAAGGCCTaa
- the elavl3 gene encoding ELAV-like protein 3 isoform X1 — protein MVTIISTMETQVSNGPSGTSLPNGPVISTNGATDDSKTNLIVNYLPQNMTQEEFKSLFGSIGEIESCKLVRDKITGQSLGYGFVNYADPNDADKAINTLNGLKLQTKTIKVSYARPSSASIRDANLYVSGLPKTMSQKDMEQLFSQYGRIITSRILVDQVTAGISRGVGFIRFDKRNEAEEAIKGLNGQKPLGASEPITVKFANNPSQKTGQALLTQLYQTAARRYTGPLHHQTQRFRLDNLLNATYGVKSSPSLLPRFSPITIDSMTSLAGVNLTGPTGAGWCIFVYNLSPEADESVLWQLFGPFGAVTNVKVIRDFTTNKCKGFGFVTMTNYDEAAMAIASLNGYRLGDRVLQVSFKTSKQHKA, from the exons ATAATCAGCACCATGGAAACTCAGGTGTCCAATGGTCCAAGTGGAACCAGTCTGCCGAACGGCCCCGTCATCAGCACCAACGGTGCCACAGATGACAGCAAGACCAACCTGATCGTCAACTACCTGCCCCAGAACATGACGCAGGAGGAGTTCAAGAGCCTGTTCGGCAGCATCGGAGAGATCGAGTCCTGCAAACTAGTCCGAGACAAGATCACAG GCCAGAGTTTGGGCTACGGATTTGTCAACTATGCAGATCCCAACGACGCAGACAAGGCCATCAACACGCTCAACGGCCTCAAACTCCAGACAAAAACCATCAAG GTATCGTACGCAAGGCCTAGCTCGGCCTCCATTCGCGATGCCAACCTATATGTGAGTGGCCTCCCCAAGACCATGAGCCAGAAGGACATGGAACAGCTCTTCTCCCAGTATGGGCGCATTATCACCTCACGCATCCTGGTAGACCAAGTCACAG CAGGCATCTCGCGAGGAGTGGGCTTCATCCGTTTTGACAAGCGGAACGAGGCCGAGGAGGCCATCAAGGGACTGAACGGCCAGAAGCCGCTGGGCGCCTCCGAGCCCATCACCGTCAAGTTCGCCAACAACCCCAGCCAGAAGACGGGTCAGGCGCTGCTCACTCAGCTCTACCAGACCGCCGCGCGCCGCTACACTGGACCCCTGCACCACCAGACCCAGCGCTTCAG ACTCGACAATTTACTAAACGCCACCTACGGAGTCAAGAG ttctccttctctccttcccaggTTCTCCCCGATCACCATCGACAGCATGACCAGCCTGGCGGGCGTCAACCTCACCGGGCCCACCGGAGCCGGCTGGTGCATCTTCGTCTACAACCTGTCGCCGGAGGCCGACGAGAGCGTGCTGTGGCAGCTGTTCGGGCCGTTCGGCGCCGTCACCAACGTCAAGGTCATCCGCGACTTCACCACCAACAAATGCAAGGGCTTCGGCTTCGTCACCATGACCAACTACGACGAGGCGGCCATGGCCATCGCCAGCCTCAACGGCTACCGCCTGGGCGACCGTGTGCTGCAGGTCTCCTTCAAGACCAGCAAGCAGCATAAGGCCTaa